In Paraglaciecola sp. T6c, the sequence CCACCACCACCAAGGATAAAATCCCGATCGCACCCATTTTTGATGCGTTACCCACGAACTCGGCGACGTAGCCTTGAATTTGGTCCCCAGAAGTCGGAATAAAATTACCGAAGATCAGGGCTTCGATATCACCTCGCACCTCAGAAAAAGCAGGAAAGGCCGACAATATGGTGAAGAACACCATGATAAATGGCACTAGAGATAATAAGGATACATAGGCTAAATGCCCTGCTGACACCGTGATCCCATCTCGTTGGCAATGGTTTACAAACATACGAACAAAAATATTCGCTTTAGGTAACCAGCTCCTTAATACATCCGACCAAATAACCTTGGACTCCATACTTTTCCTTTACTCCAGGCTGAGAATTCAATCCTCTTAGTCTGCTCTAACGCCCAACATATGGCAAATAGCATAACTCAATTCACAGCGATTCAGAGTATAGAAATGAAAATCACGAATGCCTTCTTTTGCTAAGACTTTGACCATGTCCATGGCAATGCTAGCGCCCATTAAGTTACGAGTAGTTTGGTCGTCCTTATCTAGGCCGTCATACATTTTGTGCAGCCAGTTCGGTACGTGTACGTTGGTAAAGCCTGCAAAACGCTGCAGGGTTTGATAGTTCGTCACAGGCAAAATACCCGGTACGATATCCATCTCAATACCCGCTGCTGCTGCCCTGTCCCTGAAACGTAAAAACACTTCAGCATCGAAAAAGAACTGGCTAATTGCTTGGTTCGCGCCTGCATCGGCTTTGCGTTTTAGGTTTAACAAGTCAAATTGACTGTTCGGCGCTTCAGGGTGTTTCTCTGGGTATGCTGCAACGGCGATGTCAAAATCAGCCACATCACGCAGTAATGCCACTAAATCAGACGCGTAAGATACATGCTCGGTATAGCCTTCGGGTAAATCACCACGCAAAGCTACAATTTTCCGAATACCACTGGCCCAATAATCTTTGGCGATTTGCTTTAATTCGTCACGGCTAGCATCTACGCATGTTAAGTGCGGCGCAGCGGCAATCCCTGTTTCGCTCTGAATACGTTTTACGATTTCGTGGGTACGATCACGCTCACCGCTATTTGCACCGTAAGTCACAGACATATATTTGGGCTTTAGCGGCGCTAAGCGCTCCACCGATTTCCATAGTGTCTTTTCCATCGTTTCAGTTTTAGGTGGAAAAAATTCAAATGATACATTGATCCCTTTCACTTCTGACAGTGACTGGTTGAGGGCATCGATACCTTGTGCATAAGAGACCATGAAAAGCTCCGTGATTATCTGGACGTTTAGACGTCTAAACTAAACTTTGTACGTAAAGCCGTCAAGATGTTTAGCAGTCTATCGTTGACCTTTATTCGTTTATGGTTAGAATTTCCCCTTATAAGAAAGAAAAAAGCGAGTAAACGATGGCTAAAACGACAAAATGGAATGGGAAATACATTCATCCCTACGCCGAGCATGGGAAAAAGAGCGAGCAAGTGAAAAAAGTCACCGTCTCTATTCCTTTAAAAGTGCTCAAGGTGTTAACAGATGAACGTACACGTCGCCAGGTGAATAACCTGCGTCATGCAACGAACTCAGAGTTGTTGTGTGAAGCATTTTTACATGCCTTCACTGGGCAGCCATTGCCGAATGACAATGACTTACAAAAAGATAATGACAATCGTATCCCCAGCGATGCATTGCGCATCATGCAAGAAATGGGCATCGATATCGATTCAGAAGAATAGCCCTAGTCTGTTGGGCTACTCAACTAGGTCTAATCACTTAGACCTCGCCATCAAAACACCCTAAATAGCCCGCTCAAGCCGACTTGTTAAAGAAAGTCAGCATTTAAGCGTAGTCGTACTGGCCCCCGCGGGACAAACCTTGTTGATAAGCCGGCCGCGCATGAATACGTTTTACGAAGGCAGCAATATTTGGGTATTCTCCCGGCACATTGCGTGAGGCCAACGCTTCTAGCGGAAAACTCATCTGTATATCTGCCCCAGATAACGCATCACCAGCGAACCACTCATTATCCGCTAAATATTGTTCAACAAACTTAAGGTTAGCGACCAAATTCAACCCGTAGTACCCGTCCATGACTTTATCGGCAATTTTATTGGCGATGATTTTGACAAAAAATGGTTTAGCGTTTTGTCTGACTTTATCAAATACCAACTTGGCAACCATGGGAGGCATCAGGGTTCCTTCGGCGAAATGTAGCCAATAGGTATATTGGCGGTACGCTTCTGTACCTGGCTCGGGCATTAAGGCCTTATCAAGGTATTTACGCGCTAAATAGTCGATAATCGCCCCAGACTCCGCCACAGTCACTTCATCATCTGTGATAACGGGTGACTTACCTAACTGGTGCACCTTCTTTAATGACTCAGGCGCCAAATTCGTTTGGCTATCTCTTTGATAACGCTGAATATCATATTCCACACCCAACTCTTCCAACATCCATAAAATGCGTTGAGAGCGAGAGTTATTAAGATGATGAAGTGTGAGCATGAGGTACCTTATTTTAATATATTTGATTGAAAGTAACTTACGCGCAAAGTCGCAAACTGGCTCATCAAAAATATTAATATATCTCTATTAATGCAAAAAGGCTGAAGTTATCTTCAGCCTTTAAGCTATTTACGCATTGATGTGCAGGGTAGCGGTTATTTCCCTGACGGATCTAAACTCGCGTAATATGCGGCTAAATTTTCTATGTCAGCATCACTCAAACCTGCAACCATAGGTGCCATCACCATATTTTTACGCTCACCTGCGCGAAACGCCTTTAACTGGATTGCCAAGTATTGTTCTTTCTGGCCAGCCAAGTTTGGATACATGGGAATTTGCGAAATTCCATTCGCGCCATGACATGCCATGCAGGTCGCTGATTTAGATTTACCCGCCGCAATGTCGCCAGCGAAAACGTTAGTTGATAACATGGCGATTGTTGAAATACTCGCCACAACACATGCTTTTGAGATTAGATTCATAATTGGTCCTTAAGATAACGTCGGTTTACGTAAACCATTCTACGAGTAATAAAATAGAGGCAGACAATGAATTTAGATCATTCATATGCAACGCATTTAGGTGATTTAGGCGCCTTAACTAAGCCTTTGCGTGTGGCAAACCCTCAACTTGTTGAGGTTAACCACACCTTACGCGACGCACTGCAACTACCAGCATCATGGTTTACGCAATCTAGCATAATGTCGATGCTTTTTGGCAATACAAGTTCATTTACGACACATTCTTTTGCACAAAAGTACGGTGGTCATCAGTTTGGTGGATGGAATCCAGACTTAGGTGATGGACGTGGTGTATTGCTTGGAGAAGCGAAAGACAAATTCGGAAAATCATGGGATTTGCATCTTAAAGGCGCTGGTCCTACGCCCTATTCACGCTTCGCGGACGGGCGAGCTGTATTGCGCTCAACCCTGCGCGAATACCTCGCAAGTGAAGCATTGCACCATATGGGTATTCCTACCTCAAGGGCACTTTGCTTAATTACCAGTGACGAACCCGTGTACCGAGAAAAACAAGAAAAAGCCGCTATGATGATCCGAGTCAGCCAGAGTCATATTCGTTTCGGCCATTTTGAATACTTTTATCACAATGGTGAACTGGACAAACTCAAGCGGTTATTTGACTACTGCTTTGAACATCATTTTTCTGCATGTTTGCACAGTGAATCTCCCCATTTAGCCATGCTAGAAAAAATAGTCACGGATACCGCTACCCTAATTGCAAAATGGCAAGCATACGGTTTTAACCATGGCGTTATGAATACTGACAATATGTCGATTCACGGGATTACCTTCGATTTTGGCCCTTATGCTTTTTTAGATGATTTTAATCCTAAATTTGTCTGTAACCATTCTGATCATCGAGGGCGATATGCATTTGAGCAACAGCCTAGCGTGGGTTTGTGGAACCTAAATGCCCTTGCGCACGCATTCACCCCCTACTTGAGTGTCGAACAAATCAAGGGGGCGCTAAGTCAATATGAAGCAAGCTTAATGGCTGAATTTTCACAACTTATGCGCCAAAAGCTTGGGCTGTACGAAAATACCCAAAACACCGCCGAACTAGTGAATCGTTGGCTCGACCTAATTTATCAAGACAAGCGTGATTACCACATTAGCTTTCGATTATTGTGCGAAGTTGATGAACACGGTGAAAATCAGCCACTTGTTGATCACTTCATACAACGCGACACGGCTAAAACTTGGTTAGAACATTATCAAAACGCACTGATTACTCAAGGTGTAAAGAGGCAAGAACGCCAAGCAAACATGCGCAATATTAACCCCGAATATGTACTGCGGAACTACCAAGCACAACTGGCAATTGATGCAGCACAAAACGGAGATTTTTCACGTTTTAGAAAGTTATTACATGTGCTGCAACACCCATTTGAAAGCAAACCAGAATATGCCGAATTTGCTAAACCACCCCCTAACTGGGGTAAACACATGGAAATATCATGCAGCAGTTAATCCTTATGTATAAGAATAAACTCTTTGTTGAAAGGGAATATCCGATGTTAGGCTACGCTTCATATTACAACTCGAGGTTGCACACCGTGCCTGCAGCCAACTTTGCTCTGGTTTCTTAAACTGTGAAAATGCGCCGCTCATCTTACTTTACTTCCTCGCTGTGCCTTATGTTGCTGCTTATCATGCAACTTGGGCTGGTGCTTAAGGCGCAAACCACGCAAACCAGCGTTAATATTAATGACTCAACGCCTTCCGTTAATTTAATCACCTCTAGCCATTGGCTTGTAGCCGATAATAAAGTGCAGCTGTCTGACGTGCAGGAACTGAAAACGTGGCGTGATACCTTCTCTCCGCAACCTCTAAATGATAATCAAAGCCTATGGGGCAGAGTTACCCTGAGCACTGATAGTAATCATCGACCTTTTTTTATCAGTATTGATAATCCACGTATCGACGCGTTGGATATCTACGTGTTAGATGAGAGAGACAGGATCATTAACTCATATCGCCTAGGTACAACACGACCTCATGATAACCGCCCTTTTGAGCATAGGTTATTCGTGGTTCCGGTAGATATTCCTTATGCTCAGCCGCGAAACATCTATATTAAGATCCGCGATGAAGGCCCGCTGGTGTTCGCTTTTGATGTAAAATCAGAGACAGCACTGATTCAAAAAGAACAACGAAACAGCACGATTTTCTCCTTGTTCAGCGGCGCATTGACCATGATGGTGCTGTACTTTTTGATCACCTATACGTTATTGCGCAGCCCGGTGCGCTTTTGGTTTTCGGTAGCCAGTACGGCTTATTTACTGCTGTTTTTAAATAGCCAAGGTGTGGTGAGTCATGTCACTGGTTTCAATCAATACATAGACAACCTAAGCACTATTCTGTGTGCCCTGTTGCTGTTTTCATTAGCGAAAATAACCTTCACTATATTTCGCCCACTGCCTACCTACTACCGCTATTTCCTATATGCCATGGGTTGGTTAAGTGCTGCATCGGCGTTTGTACTTAATAGCTACCAACAGATTTTATTGGTGTCTGGCGCTTCTATATCATCCATTGTGGTTATCGCCGTGTTAGCGATATTTTATCGTTACAAAGGACACACCATCAGTAATCGCGTGTTTGCTTTGGGTTTAACGCTTATTAGCCTGACGACGGTGGCACACATTGGACTTTATCTGAACTGGGTGGCTTTTCCCGAACAACTGTCACTCACGCTTAGCACGTTAATCGTTATCGGTATTGTATTGATTGCCGTTGCCATCGCCGCCCACGAAAAAGTCATCGCATTTAGGCATTACAACGAGCAACAAACTTCGATTCGCGCCTTACAACAGTTCGTCGATATGTTTGAAGAAGCCCCAGAAGGGCGCTTTATCTCCAGCCTCGATGGTCAATTGTTACGCGCTAATCTAGCCATGGCGAAGATATTTGGCTATGAAGACGTAGCGCAAATGAAAGCCCACTTGCCCACAATGTCCGCCTTGTATGCAGAGCCAAATGAACGAGAGCTGCTGCTAGGTGAACTCCATAAAAACCAATCCACGTTAAGTAAAGAATTACGCGGTAGAACACGGCAAAATCAGGATCTTTGGCTATCTGTGTCTGCTCAATTAAGCAAAAATGGCGACACTGATGAAAAACTAATTTGTGGCTCAGTAGTAGACATTAGCGCGCGAAAGTCTGACCACCAAAGCATTGAGTACATGGCCAGCCACGATACGTTAACCGGCTTTTATCAGCGCCAAGCATTCGAGAAAAGCCTACATGAAGCGATACTCTTCGCTAAACAGCAGCAAGAAGAATTGACCTTATTGCACGTAAACATTGATCAATTTAAAGCGATCAACGATACACATGGCCATAAAGCCGGCGATGCGGTACTTAGGCAGCTTTCGCAGTTAATGAAAAAGATTGTCAGCGATGATGGCATGATAGGTCGCTTAGGCGGAGATGAATTTGGTATTTTACTGGTTGGCAATAATGCCCAGAACAGTTTTATGCTCGCCAATAAACTATTGAATGCCGTACAAGTACATGAGTTTACATGGGAAGAACGCCCCTTGACCCTTGGGGTCAGCATTGGCCAAGTACCATGGAATGACACAATATCAAGCTCAGAGCAGCTGCTCAGTATGGCCGATTCGGCCTGTTATATGGCGAAAAAGCACGGCCGGAACCGACTTCACACTTACTCCTCAACAGACAAGCAAATTGCCAAATACGAATCTCAATTGAGTTGGCTACCCCGTATACAACACGCACTGAGCCACAACGGTTTTGAACTTCATTGCCAACCGTATATGCCAATGACCTCTATTGCTAAGGGGCACCACTACGAAATATTGTTGCGCTTAGTGGATGAACACGACCAGCGCATACTGCCCAGTGAGTTCTTACCCGCAGCTGAGCGCTATAACCTCAGTGCCAAAATTGACCGTTGGGTTATCGACACCTATTTTGCTTGGTTAGCACAAAACCCCCAGCACAAAGCAGATCTAATGCGTTGTAATATCAACTTAAGTGGCCATTCCCTGGGTGAACAGGATCTTAAACTGTTTATTTTGAGCGCGTTTGAGAAATACCAAGTACCTCACAATAAGATTTGTTTCGAGATAACGGAAAGCATGGCTATCTTAAAACTCGACGAAACCATTGAGTTTATTGATACATTCAAAGCGCTTGGCTGTACATTCGCTCTAGATGACTTTGGCAGCGGCTTTTCATCATACAATTACCTAAAAAATCTCCCTGTGGACCAAGTCAAAATTGACGGCGAATTCGTCAAAAATATTCTTATTGCTCCCGTGGATATGGCAATGGTCAATTCCATCAAAGACATCGCCAGCGCGATGAAAATACAAACCGTAGCGGAATATGTAGAATCAAAAGAGATCATGGTGGAATTAGGTAAAATTGGCGTTGATTTTGTTCAAGGATTTGGCGTGAACAAACCCATTTCGCTAAGCACGATGACAGACCAGAACAGTGTCTTTAATTCAGAATCGGGGCTGTAGAGGCACTTGTATTTAAATATTCCGCACCCATATTTTCATCCAGTGTGACAGCCCATTAAATAACTTTTACAAGTCAGCAAGCAAAATTATGAAACAACATCAGAAGTACGAATTCGTGAGCTCAGCCTCCCTTCCCACGCGCTGGGGCCAGTTCACCATACACGGGTTCGTTGAAACCGCTACCGAACAAGAACATGTCGCCTTAACTTTCGGACAATGGCAATCTGGTGATGTGGTACCCATGAGAATTCATTCTGAATGCTTAACCGGAGACGCATTATTCAGTACCCGTTGTGACTGCGGCGCACAGTTAGAAAAGGCGCTACAAAATATTGTAGAGCAAGGCAAAGGAGTGCTGCTTTATTTACGTCAAGAAGGGCGTGGCATTGGCTTGTTAAACAAAATTCGAGCGTATAATTTGCAAGACCAAGGCTTAGATACGGTTGAAGCAAACGAGCATTTAGGCTTTGACGCTGACTTGCGAGAATACGATATGTGCAAGTTAATGCTTGATACCCTCAATGTGCAACGGGTGAATTTGATGACCAATAATCCTAAAAAGCGTAAAGCGCTAGAAGCGATGGGCATTGAAGTGGTCAGCCGCACGCCAATTGACCACGGCATTACAGATGACAACCGCCATTATATTCGCACTAAAACGGAAAAATTGGGTCATGTGTTTGACCCGCACCTACTCAAGTAATCATTATTGTTAGGCCGTTTACGCGGCCTTAACTTTCCCGCTTTCCCGGCAAGATATAATTCACTCACTTAAGCCTCGATTCAGTTTAGATTAAGCCTTAATCGCCCACACTACAGTCACCGTATACCCTTTACCTATCGTGTAAAGATAAAACAACTGAGGTGTCCTATGGGCAGAAACACTAAGTACATCATCATTTATGTAGCTGCCATAAGCCTGTTGATTAGCGTTGCGCTGCAATTGGCCCATGCAGAAACCCAAGCTGAACCAACTGTCGAGCTACATCAAGCAAAATTAGACCAAATGTTGGCTCCTATCGCCTTGTACCCAGATTCTTTGTTATCCCATATCTTGATTGGAGCAACGTATCCCCTCGAAGTAGTGCAAGCCGCTCGCTGGCGTGAAGAGCACGCTAACCTGTCAGAACAACAAGCACTGGATCTTGCCG encodes:
- a CDS encoding EAL domain-containing protein; translated protein: MLLLIMQLGLVLKAQTTQTSVNINDSTPSVNLITSSHWLVADNKVQLSDVQELKTWRDTFSPQPLNDNQSLWGRVTLSTDSNHRPFFISIDNPRIDALDIYVLDERDRIINSYRLGTTRPHDNRPFEHRLFVVPVDIPYAQPRNIYIKIRDEGPLVFAFDVKSETALIQKEQRNSTIFSLFSGALTMMVLYFLITYTLLRSPVRFWFSVASTAYLLLFLNSQGVVSHVTGFNQYIDNLSTILCALLLFSLAKITFTIFRPLPTYYRYFLYAMGWLSAASAFVLNSYQQILLVSGASISSIVVIAVLAIFYRYKGHTISNRVFALGLTLISLTTVAHIGLYLNWVAFPEQLSLTLSTLIVIGIVLIAVAIAAHEKVIAFRHYNEQQTSIRALQQFVDMFEEAPEGRFISSLDGQLLRANLAMAKIFGYEDVAQMKAHLPTMSALYAEPNERELLLGELHKNQSTLSKELRGRTRQNQDLWLSVSAQLSKNGDTDEKLICGSVVDISARKSDHQSIEYMASHDTLTGFYQRQAFEKSLHEAILFAKQQQEELTLLHVNIDQFKAINDTHGHKAGDAVLRQLSQLMKKIVSDDGMIGRLGGDEFGILLVGNNAQNSFMLANKLLNAVQVHEFTWEERPLTLGVSIGQVPWNDTISSSEQLLSMADSACYMAKKHGRNRLHTYSSTDKQIAKYESQLSWLPRIQHALSHNGFELHCQPYMPMTSIAKGHHYEILLRLVDEHDQRILPSEFLPAAERYNLSAKIDRWVIDTYFAWLAQNPQHKADLMRCNINLSGHSLGEQDLKLFILSAFEKYQVPHNKICFEITESMAILKLDETIEFIDTFKALGCTFALDDFGSGFSSYNYLKNLPVDQVKIDGEFVKNILIAPVDMAMVNSIKDIASAMKIQTVAEYVESKEIMVELGKIGVDFVQGFGVNKPISLSTMTDQNSVFNSESGL
- the metJ gene encoding met regulon transcriptional regulator MetJ, which encodes MAKTTKWNGKYIHPYAEHGKKSEQVKKVTVSIPLKVLKVLTDERTRRQVNNLRHATNSELLCEAFLHAFTGQPLPNDNDLQKDNDNRIPSDALRIMQEMGIDIDSEE
- a CDS encoding protein adenylyltransferase SelO, whose product is MNLDHSYATHLGDLGALTKPLRVANPQLVEVNHTLRDALQLPASWFTQSSIMSMLFGNTSSFTTHSFAQKYGGHQFGGWNPDLGDGRGVLLGEAKDKFGKSWDLHLKGAGPTPYSRFADGRAVLRSTLREYLASEALHHMGIPTSRALCLITSDEPVYREKQEKAAMMIRVSQSHIRFGHFEYFYHNGELDKLKRLFDYCFEHHFSACLHSESPHLAMLEKIVTDTATLIAKWQAYGFNHGVMNTDNMSIHGITFDFGPYAFLDDFNPKFVCNHSDHRGRYAFEQQPSVGLWNLNALAHAFTPYLSVEQIKGALSQYEASLMAEFSQLMRQKLGLYENTQNTAELVNRWLDLIYQDKRDYHISFRLLCEVDEHGENQPLVDHFIQRDTAKTWLEHYQNALITQGVKRQERQANMRNINPEYVLRNYQAQLAIDAAQNGDFSRFRKLLHVLQHPFESKPEYAEFAKPPPNWGKHMEISCSS
- the metF gene encoding methylenetetrahydrofolate reductase, translated to MVSYAQGIDALNQSLSEVKGINVSFEFFPPKTETMEKTLWKSVERLAPLKPKYMSVTYGANSGERDRTHEIVKRIQSETGIAAAPHLTCVDASRDELKQIAKDYWASGIRKIVALRGDLPEGYTEHVSYASDLVALLRDVADFDIAVAAYPEKHPEAPNSQFDLLNLKRKADAGANQAISQFFFDAEVFLRFRDRAAAAGIEMDIVPGILPVTNYQTLQRFAGFTNVHVPNWLHKMYDGLDKDDQTTRNLMGASIAMDMVKVLAKEGIRDFHFYTLNRCELSYAICHMLGVRAD
- the ribA gene encoding GTP cyclohydrolase II translates to MKQHQKYEFVSSASLPTRWGQFTIHGFVETATEQEHVALTFGQWQSGDVVPMRIHSECLTGDALFSTRCDCGAQLEKALQNIVEQGKGVLLYLRQEGRGIGLLNKIRAYNLQDQGLDTVEANEHLGFDADLREYDMCKLMLDTLNVQRVNLMTNNPKKRKALEAMGIEVVSRTPIDHGITDDNRHYIRTKTEKLGHVFDPHLLK
- a CDS encoding c-type cytochrome, producing the protein MNLISKACVVASISTIAMLSTNVFAGDIAAGKSKSATCMACHGANGISQIPMYPNLAGQKEQYLAIQLKAFRAGERKNMVMAPMVAGLSDADIENLAAYYASLDPSGK
- a CDS encoding glutathione S-transferase family protein, translating into MLTLHHLNNSRSQRILWMLEELGVEYDIQRYQRDSQTNLAPESLKKVHQLGKSPVITDDEVTVAESGAIIDYLARKYLDKALMPEPGTEAYRQYTYWLHFAEGTLMPPMVAKLVFDKVRQNAKPFFVKIIANKIADKVMDGYYGLNLVANLKFVEQYLADNEWFAGDALSGADIQMSFPLEALASRNVPGEYPNIAAFVKRIHARPAYQQGLSRGGQYDYA